A genomic region of Glycine max cultivar Williams 82 chromosome 15, Glycine_max_v4.0, whole genome shotgun sequence contains the following coding sequences:
- the LOC100527295 gene encoding uncharacterized protein LOC100527295 — MAASSPSPPLKAVQDRVQAAAERSGRNVQEIRVVAASKTKSVSALREVYDAGLRCFGENYVQELLQKAPQLPDDIQWHLIGNLQSNKVKPLIAAVPNLACVETVDDKKIANFLDRAVANVGRKPLKVFVQVNTSGETSKFGVEPALCVDLVKHITNCPNLEFSGLMTIGMLDYSSTPENFETLSNCRSEVCKALGISETQCELSMGMTGDFEQAIEMGSTNVRIGTAIFGAREYPPKEE, encoded by the exons ATGGCAGCATCGTCACCATCGCCGCCGCTGAAGGCGGTGCAGGACCGCGTCCAAGCAGCCGCCGAACGCTCTGGCCGTAATGTGCAAGAGATTCGTGTAGTGGCTGCGAGCAAGACGAAGTCAGTTTCTGCTCTCCGTGAGGTATACGACGCCGGCCTTAGATGCTTCGGCGAGAACTACGTTCAAGAACTCCTTCAAAAGGCACCACAG CTTCCCGACGATATCCAGTGGCATCTCATCGGAAATTTGCAGAGCAACAAAGTCAAGCCTCTTATCG CTGCTGTGCCCAACCTTGCTTGTGTGGAAACTGTGGATGATAAGaag ATAGCGAATTTTCTTGATCGTGCTGTAGCAAATGTTGGCAGGAAACCGTTAAAGGTTTTTGTTCAAGTGAATACAAGCGGAGAAACAT CCAAATTTGGTGTTGAACCAGCTCTGTGTGTGGATCTTGTAAAACATATTACAAACTGCCCAAACCTTGAGTTCTCTGGCCTAATGACAATTGGCATGCTTGATTATTCATCCACCCCAGAAAATTTTGAG ACACTATCCAATTGCAGAAGTGAAGTTTGTAAAGCTCTTGGAATATCAGAAACGCAGTGTGAGCTGTCCATGGGCATGACTGGAGACTTTGAACAAGCT ATTGAGATGGGAAGTACAAATGTTAGGATTGGAACTGCCATATTTGGAGCCAGAGAATATCCACCGAAAGAAGAGTAG
- the LOC100799623 gene encoding pentatricopeptide repeat-containing protein At4g04370, which produces MFSYKPKPNLLLSRSGLKRYVVSLPHPSSASATINSFNAIINHHSSQGAHRQVLATYASMLKTHVPSDAYTFPSLLKACSSLNLFSLGLSLHQRILVSGLSLDAYIASSLINFYAKFGFADVARKVFDFMPERNVVPWTSIIGCYSRTGRVPEAFSLFDEMRRQGIQPSSVTMLSLLFGVSELAHVQCLHGSAILYGFMSDINLSNSMLSMYGKCRNIEYSRKLFDYMDQRDLVSWNSLVSAYAQIGYICEVLLLLKTMRIQGFEPDPQTFGSVLSVAASRGELKLGRCLHGQILRTCFDLDAHVETSLIVMYLKGGNIDIAFRMFERSLDKDVVLWTAMISGLVQNGSADKALAVFRQMLKFGVKSSTATMASVITACAQLGSYNLGTSVHGYMFRHELPMDIATQNSLVTMHAKCGHLDQSSIVFDKMNKRNLVSWNAMITGYAQNGYVCKALFLFNEMRSDHQTPDSITIVSLLQGCASTGQLHLGKWIHSFVIRNGLRPCILVDTSLVDMYCKCGDLDIAQRCFNQMPSHDLVSWSAIIVGYGYHGKGETALRFYSKFLESGMKPNHVIFLSVLSSCSHNGLVEQGLNIYESMTRDFGIAPNLEHHACVVDLLSRAGRVEEAYNLYKKKFSDPVLDVLGIILDACRANGNNELGDTIANDILMLKPMDAGNFVQLAHCYASINKWEEVGEAWTHMRSLGLKKIPGWSFIDIHGTITTFFTDHNSHPQFQEIVCTLKFLRKEMIKMEELDINLENSHIISQ; this is translated from the coding sequence ATgttttcatacaaaccaaagCCGAATTTGCTGCTGAGTCGAAGTGGCCTAAAACGTTACGTGGTCTCACTACCACACCCATCTTCAGCTTCAGCAACCATCAATTCATTCAATGCCATTATCAACCACCATTCATCACAAGGTGCCCACCGTCAAGTTCTTGCCACCTATGCCTCCATGCTCAAAACCCATGTCCCTTCTGACGCCTACACTTTCCCCAGTCTTCTCAAAGCGTGCTCTTCTCTCAACCTCTTTTCCCTCGGTCTTTCCCTCCATCAACGCATCCTCGTTAGTGGGTTGTCCCTTGATGCCTACATTGCCTCTTCTTTGATCAATTTCTATGCCAAATTTGGGTTCGCCGATGTTGCTCGCAAAGTGTTTGACTTTATGCCTGAGAGGAATGTTGTACCTTGGACTTCCATTATTGGGTGCTACTCGCGGACTGGTCGTGTTCCCGAAGCCTTTTCTTTGTTTGATGAAATGCGTCGGCAGGGAATTCAACCCAGTAGCGTTACCATGTTGAGTTTGCTGTTTGGAGTTTCTGAGCTTGCTCACGTGCAGTGTTTGCATGGTAGTGCAATTTTGTATGGTTTTATGTCTGACATAAACTTGTCAAATTCCATGCTGAGTATGTATGGGAAGTGTCGGAACATTGAGTATTCTAGGAAATTGTTTGATTACATGGATCAAAGGGATCTGGTTTCATGGAATTCGTTGGTTTCAGCCTATGCCCAGATTGGGTATATATGTGAAGTTTTGTTGCTTCTCAAGACAATGAGGATACAAGGTTTTGAGCCTGACCCACAGACTTTTGGGTCTGTCTTGTCAGTGGCTGCATCAAGGGGTGAGTTGAAATTGGGAAGGTGCTTGCATGGGCAGATTTTAAGAACATGTTTTGACTTGGATGCACATGTTGAAACATCATTGATCGTGATGTACTTAAAAGGTGGGAACATTGACATTGCATTTAGAATGTTTGAAAGGAGTTTAGACAAGGATGTCGTTTTGTGGACAGCAATGATCTCAGGGCTTGTGCAGAATGGTTCTGCAGACAAAGCACTAGCTGTTTTCCGTCAGATGTTAAAATTTGGAGTGAAGTCATCTACTGCTACCATGGCCAGTGTGATCACAGCTTGTGCACAACTTGGGTCTTATAATTTGGGGACTTCGGTTCATGGTTATATGTTTAGGCATGAATTACCTATGGATATTGCTACTCAGAACTCTCTTGTTACCATGCATGCAAAGTGTGGTCACTTGGATCAGAGTTCCATTGTATTTGATAAGATGAACAAAAGGAATTTGGTTTCATGGAATGCTATGATTACTGGATATGCTCAAAATGGTTATGTTTGTAAGGCCTTGTTCCTTTTTAATGAAATGAGGTCTGATCATCAAACACCTGATTCAATAACCATTGTCTCCCTCCTCCAAGGGTGTGCATCTACTGGACAACTACACTTGGGAAAATGGATCCACAGCTTTGTGATAAGAAATGGCCTTAGACCTTGCATCTTGGTTGACACTTCTTTGGTAGACATGTACTGCAAATGTGGTGATTTGGATATTGCCCAAAGGTGTTTCAACCAGATGCCAAGTCATGATTTGGTCTCATGGAGTGCCATAATTGTGGGATATGGTTATCATGGCAAAGGGGAGACTGCATTGAGGTTTTATTCAAAGTTCCTGGAAAGTGGGATGAAACCGAACCATGTGATTTTCCTCTCAGTTCTATCTTCTTGTAGTCATAATGGACTTGTAGAGCAGGGCTTGAACATATACGAATCAATGACCAGAGATTTTGGGATTGCACCAAATCTTGAACACCATGCTTGTGTAGTGGATCTCCTCAGTCGTGCTGGGAGGGTAGAGGAGGCATATAACTTGTACAAGAAAAAGTTCTCAGATCCTGTACTTGATGTTTTAGGCATAATCCTTGATGCTTGTCGAGCAAATGGTAACAATGAACTTGGTGATACAATTGCCAATGATATCCTCATGCTGAAGCCTATGGATGCTGGAAATTTTGTACAACTAGCACACTGCTATGCTTCAATAAACAAGTGGGAAGAAGTGGGGGAGGCATGGACCCATATGAGATCTCttggtttgaaaaaaattcCTGGCTGGAGCTTTATTGACATACATGGGACCATCACTACATTTTTCACAGATCATAACTCACACCCCCAGTTTCAAGAAATAGTTTGTACACTAAAATTTTTGAGAAAGGAAATGATCAAAATGGAGGAATTAGACATTAACCTTGAAAACAGCCACATCATATCACAATAA
- the LOC100800158 gene encoding uncharacterized protein, translating into MNRRQQKVFKLLIWIVGVFIVAYIAGRPLYWHLNETLNATSYPCPPCHCDCSLQPLLTLPEGLTNNSIIDCMRQDPEVSEEVGKSFTDLLAEEVKQKEAEAEEKQRSVDTKLLEAKKLASQYQKEADKCNSGMETCEQARERAEAALENQMKETALWELRARQRGWNKDASKKARARFSVG; encoded by the exons ATGAATAGGAGGCAGCAAAAGGTGTTCAAATTGCTCATATGGATTGTGGGAGTCTTTATTGTCGCTTACATTGCAGGACGACCCTTGTATTGGCATCTCAATGAGACCCTCAATGCCACCTCTTATCCTTGTCCTCCTTGTCACTGTGATTGCTCTCTTCAACCCCTTCTTACTCTCCCCGAAG GATTGACCAACAATTCCATTATAG ATTGCATGAGACAGGACCCAGAGGTGAGTGAAGAGGTGGGGAAGAGTTTTACAGATCTTTTAGCCGAAGAAGTAAAGCAAAAGGAAGCTGAAGCTGAGGAAAAACAAAGAAGTGTGGACACAAAACTTTTAGAGGCTAAGAAATTAGCATCACAGTATCAAAAGGAGGCTGACAAGTGCAATTCAGGGATGGAGACATGTGAGCAGGCCAGGGAAAGAGCTGAGGCAGCACTTGAAAATCAGATGAAAGAAACTGCTTTGTGGGAGCTTAGGGCTCGCCAAAGAGGATGGAACAAAGATGCTTCAAAGAAAGCTCGAGCACGTTTTTCAGTAGgatag
- the LOC100800690 gene encoding glycosyltransferase BC10: MASMARGAKRRHAVISKKMLILFSASLSCVVVLVIFSLFRFHSPKPPISISISRVVFDGPPKIAFLFLVRRNLPLDFLWDAFFQNGDVSRFSIYVHSAPGFVLDESTTRSQLFYGRQISNSIQVLWGESSMIQAERLLLAAALEDHANQRFVLLSDSCVPLYNFSYVYNYLMVSPRSFVDSFLDAKEGRYNPKMSTKIPREKWRKGSQWITVVRKHAEVIVDDDVIFSVFKKYCKRRPPIDTSKGKLNLKLQKQHNCIPDEHYVQTLLAMHDLEGELERRTLTYTLWNQSTTKMENKGWHPITFGYSNASPQRIKEIKGINHVYYETEYRIEWCHTNSTSVPCFLFARKFSQGAAMRLLSQEVVNHFEVSALLATPT; this comes from the exons atggcttctatggcgAGAGGCGCCAAGAGACGCCACGCtgtaataagtaaaaaaatgctCATCCTCTTCTCCGCTTCCCTCTCATGCGTCGTcgttttggttattttttctctcttcagaTTCCACTCTCCCAAACCcccaatttcaatttcaatttctcgcgTCGTCTTCGATGGCCCTCCCAAGATCGCTTTCTTGTTCCTCGTTCGCCGCAACCTCCCTCTCGATTTCCTCTGGGACGCTTTCTTCCAG AACGGTGACGTTTCGAGATTCTCTATTTACGTTCATTCGGCGCCGGGGTTTGTGTTGGATGAGTCAACCACCAGGTCACAACTCTTCTACGGTCGACAAATCAGTAACAGCATTCAG GTTTTATGGGGAGAATCAAGTATGATTCAGGCTGAAAGATTGTTACTAGCAGCAGCTTTAGAGGACCATGCAAATCAAAGATTTGTTCTTCTCTCGGATAG CTGTGTTCCTCTGTACAACTTTTCCTACGTGTACAATTATCTCATGGTTTCTCCAAGGAGTTTCGTGGACAG TTTTCTTGATGCAAAGGAGGGCCGCTACAACCCAAAAATGTCAACTAAAATACCAAGGGAAAAATGGCGTAAAGGGTCACag TGGATCACTGTTGTTCGTAAGCATGCAGAAGTGATTGTAGATGATGATGTTATCTTTTCTGTCTTTAAGAAATATTGTAAG AGACGTCCACCAATTGATACAAGCAAGGGAAAGCTGAATCTG AAACTTCAGAAGCAGCACAATTGTATTCCAGATGAACACTATGTGCAGACATTGCTTGCA ATGCATGACCTTGAAGGTGAACTTGAACGTAGAACACTGACCTATACCCTATGGAACCAGTCTACAACAAAAATGGAGAATAAAGGCTGGCATCCTATTACTTTCGGCTATTCAAATGCTAGCCCTCAAAGGATAAAGGAAATAAAG gGCATCAACCATGTTTATTATGAGACTGAGTACCGGATAGAATGGTGTCATACCAATTCCACATCCGTTCCGTGCTTTTTGTTTGCTAGGAAATTCTCTCAGGGAGCTGCTATGCGCTTGCTGAGCCAGGAAGTTGTTAACCACTTTGAAGTTTCTGCACTGTTAGCCACTCCCACATGA
- the LOC100801226 gene encoding probable F-box protein At4g22030, whose protein sequence is MASLQISSICLSSFSLKRKHFPINASKSRRMPLLVPKISTKNSFHETNNSIDTNPLEVNVTPKILHDEDIHNLNILHTKTKIYTILELVTDRVEMHHNVGEQRDNWNTLLLNSINMITLTAATMSGLAATCPGSGAPLLALKLSSTLLFCAATGLLVVMNKIQPSQLAEEQRNATRLFKCLKTKIETTIALRNPTEEDVNDVIEKVLAVDRAYPLPLLGGAMLEKFPEKFEPVVWWPNKTSQPHEGKPKSEKIEEELVNGWSEELEMELREVVEVTKREDFEDYERLGNMVLRINKSLAILGSLLMGIATIGSVFVDNIRSCSWAYLVTLLAGSLAAVVNSFEHGGQVGMVFEMYRYCGGFLRLLEETVEATLEEKDVEKRENGEVFENKVAMQLGRSGLQLRKLASKSASCRREGIDMDEFASKLF, encoded by the coding sequence ATGGCCTCCTTACAAATCTCATCTATATGTCTATCTTCTTTTTCCTTaaagagaaaacattttccTATCAATGCCTCAAAATCCAGACGAATGCCTTTATTAGTTCCaaaaatatcaaccaaaaaTTCGTTTCATGAAACCAACAATTCCATAGACACAAACCCGCTTGAAGTGAATGTCACACCAAAAATATTGCATGATGAAGATATACATAATCTCAATATTCTCCACACCAAGACAAAAATCTATACAATTTTAGAGTTGGTAACGGACAGGGTCGAAATGCACCACAACGTTGGGGAACAACGTGACAATTGGAACACCCTTCTGTTGAACTCCATCAACATGATCACTCTCACTGCCGCAACAATGTCTGGTCTTGCTGCCACGTGTCCAGGTTCAGGTGCACCACTGTTGGCTCTTAAACTATCATCCACGCTCTTGTTTTGTGCTGCCACAGGGTTACTAGTAGTGATGAACAAGATCCAACCATCACAACTAGCTGAGGAACAACGAAACGCAACGAGATTGTTTAAGTGCCTGAAGACCAAAATAGAAACTACCATTGCTCTTCGGAATCCTACAGAGGAAGATGTGAATGATGTGATAGAGAAGGTTTTGGCTGTTGATAGAGCTTACCCACTTCCCCTCTTGGGAGGAGCCATGCTTGAGAAATTCCCTGAAAAATTTGAGCCTGTTGTTTGGTGGCCTAATAAGACTTCACAACCCCATGAAGGAAAACCAAAGAGTGAGAAAATCGAAGAAGAGTTAGTGAATGGATGGAGTGAAGAGCTAGAAATGGAACTGAGGGAGGTTGTTGAAGTGACAAAAAGAGAAGATTTTGAGGACTATGAGAGGTTAGGAAACATGGTGTTGAGGATCAACAAGAGTTTGGCCATTCTAGGATCTTTGCTTATGGGCATTGCAACAATTGGTTCTGTGTTTGTGGACAATATTAGGTCGTGCTCATGGGCATATTTGGTGACCCTTTTGGCTGGGTCACTGGCTGCTGTGGTGAATTCCTTTGAGCATGGTGGGCAAGTGGGTATGGTGTTTGAAATGTATAGATACTGTGGAGGATTCTTGCGTCTATTGGAAGAGACGGTTGAGGCAACACTCGAAGAGAAGGATgtggagaaaagagaaaatggaGAGGTGTTTGAGAACAAGGTGGCAATGCAATTGGGAAGAAGTGGTTTGCAGCTGAGAAAGCTTGCCTCTAAGTCTGCTTCCTGCCGTAGGGAAGGCATTGACATGGATGAATTTGCAAGCAAGCTCTTCTAG